A genomic window from Mesorhizobium sp. 131-2-1 includes:
- a CDS encoding DUF2062 domain-containing protein — protein sequence MWPRRSFSRSLQYFSKRVLRLNATPHAVAAGVAAGVFASFFPVGSHFAIAAFVCWLTAGNMVAGGLGTFVFGNPLTFPLVVGASWETGKIMLSNHVQSHGSPAHLSEMLQTLSISQLWEPVLKPMLFGAVPLGLIFGLLFYGITRYGMTAFREQRRKRLADKGSRPLQTEDIALSPPLPARHRRSGG from the coding sequence ATGTGGCCGCGCCGCTCGTTCTCGCGATCGCTTCAATATTTTTCAAAGCGCGTTCTCCGGCTGAACGCCACTCCACACGCAGTAGCGGCTGGGGTAGCGGCTGGCGTTTTCGCGTCCTTCTTTCCGGTAGGATCCCATTTCGCCATTGCTGCCTTTGTGTGCTGGCTGACCGCGGGAAACATGGTGGCGGGAGGCCTAGGAACATTTGTCTTTGGCAATCCGCTGACCTTCCCACTTGTGGTGGGTGCGTCTTGGGAGACCGGGAAGATCATGTTGAGCAACCACGTGCAAAGTCACGGCTCGCCAGCCCATCTGAGTGAGATGTTGCAAACCCTTTCAATTTCGCAACTGTGGGAACCCGTGCTAAAGCCCATGCTGTTCGGAGCGGTGCCACTCGGGCTCATCTTTGGCCTGTTGTTCTATGGCATCACGCGTTATGGCATGACAGCCTTCCGCGAACAGAGGCGTAAGCGACTGGCCGACAAGGGGAGCCGACCCCTTCAGACGGAAGACATCGCGTTATCACCCCCGCTGCCTGCTCGACATCGCCGTTCTGGCGGGTGA
- a CDS encoding patatin-like phospholipase family protein yields the protein MNVQSQKDFRVAERRLPFECIALVLQGGGALGAYQAGVYEALAEADIHPDWVAGVSIGAINSAIIAGNEPAERVAKLRTFWREITANPLLDWTAATDALAPQGNLPRALFNQFNAAFALVAGAPGFFSLRQPAPWLHSDGSLQGTSFYDTSRLKSTLERLVDFDRINAGGMLFSVGAVNVRTGNLVYFDNETHTIRAEHVMASGSLPPGFPAVEIEGELYWDGGLVSNTPLQWVVEHGTRQDTIAFQVDLWSARGEIPRNLADVAARQKDIQYSSRSRAHTDQFKQYQRARHALASLLSKLPADLLASEEARMLGGIADHKVYKLVHLIYRAKQYEDHSKDYEFSRLSMEEHWRAGYFDAVRTLRHPEALSRPDNLDGVSTYDLAIDGLQ from the coding sequence ATGAACGTTCAGTCCCAGAAGGATTTCCGAGTGGCGGAACGGCGTCTCCCTTTCGAATGCATTGCGTTGGTGCTGCAGGGCGGCGGGGCACTTGGAGCCTACCAGGCTGGCGTCTACGAAGCCCTTGCGGAAGCCGACATTCATCCAGATTGGGTTGCCGGCGTCTCCATTGGCGCCATCAACTCCGCGATCATCGCTGGAAACGAGCCGGCCGAACGGGTTGCGAAGCTGCGGACCTTCTGGCGCGAGATCACTGCCAATCCGCTTCTCGACTGGACTGCCGCCACAGACGCTCTTGCGCCGCAGGGCAATCTGCCGCGCGCACTCTTCAATCAATTCAATGCAGCCTTCGCGCTCGTCGCCGGCGCCCCAGGCTTCTTCAGCCTGCGGCAGCCCGCGCCCTGGCTGCACTCGGATGGCTCGCTCCAAGGTACAAGCTTCTACGACACCAGCCGCCTCAAGAGCACTCTGGAGCGGCTTGTGGACTTCGACCGGATCAACGCGGGCGGCATGCTTTTCAGTGTCGGAGCGGTGAACGTGCGGACAGGAAATCTCGTCTACTTCGACAATGAGACGCATACCATCCGGGCCGAGCACGTCATGGCTAGTGGCTCGCTTCCGCCCGGCTTCCCTGCGGTCGAGATCGAGGGCGAGCTCTACTGGGACGGCGGCCTCGTTTCCAACACGCCGCTGCAATGGGTCGTCGAGCACGGGACGCGGCAAGACACGATTGCCTTCCAGGTCGACCTGTGGAGCGCGCGCGGTGAGATACCCCGCAACCTGGCCGACGTCGCGGCGCGGCAAAAGGACATCCAGTATTCGAGCCGCTCGCGCGCCCATACCGACCAGTTCAAGCAGTACCAGCGCGCCCGGCACGCTCTCGCCAGCCTGCTTTCGAAGCTGCCGGCCGACTTGCTTGCTAGCGAAGAGGCAAGAATGCTGGGCGGGATTGCAGACCATAAGGTCTACAAGCTCGTGCACCTCATCTACCGCGCAAAACAGTATGAAGACCACTCGAAGGACTACGAGTTCTCACGCTTGTCGATGGAGGAGCATTGGCGGGCCGGTTACTTCGATGCCGTTCGTACATTGCGCCATCCTGAGGCACTGAGTCGGCCGGACAATCTGGACGGGGTCAGCACCTATGACCTTGCCATCGACGGGCTGCAATAG
- a CDS encoding class I SAM-dependent methyltransferase — protein MATNLAGALKNRGKQVVKQLIGYDSRNWLRIRQIEAFTNFLEAGNRKAADALEISPGWNRSWKAICPNYRSVDYPEFDICRDRTDEQFSIVIADQVLEHVQRPVAAVENIHAMTRPGGWAMVATPFLFRVHARPHDYNRWTPAGLKQLMVEGGFPEANIKVQGWGNKACARAHIGGPVRAYGMWRDLSNDEEYPLMVWAFARKG, from the coding sequence GTGGCGACAAACCTTGCCGGCGCGCTGAAGAACCGTGGCAAGCAGGTGGTGAAGCAGCTGATCGGCTACGATAGCCGCAACTGGCTGCGCATCCGCCAGATCGAGGCCTTCACCAATTTCCTCGAAGCCGGCAACCGCAAGGCCGCCGACGCGCTCGAGATCTCGCCTGGCTGGAACCGTTCCTGGAAGGCGATATGCCCGAACTACCGCTCGGTCGATTACCCCGAATTCGACATCTGCCGGGACCGCACCGACGAGCAGTTTTCCATCGTCATCGCCGACCAGGTGCTGGAACATGTGCAGCGGCCGGTGGCAGCGGTGGAAAACATCCACGCCATGACCCGCCCGGGCGGCTGGGCGATGGTCGCCACACCGTTCCTGTTTAGGGTCCACGCCCGGCCGCACGACTACAACAGATGGACCCCCGCCGGCCTGAAGCAGCTGATGGTCGAGGGCGGCTTTCCCGAGGCCAACATCAAGGTCCAAGGCTGGGGCAACAAGGCTTGCGCGCGAGCTCACATTGGAGGACCCGTCCGCGCCTACGGCATGTGGCGTGATCTCAGCAATGACGAGGAATACCCGCTGATGGTCTGGGCCTTCGCCCGCAAGGGGTGA
- a CDS encoding YMGG-like glycine zipper-containing protein: MIVKKAILAVLMTAALAGCETQTEGQQRATTGALIGGAGGALVGQAIGGNTKSTVIGAASGALLGAVVGSATTPQRRGQQLCRYQDRYGRIYTAPCDDRYYNGDY, encoded by the coding sequence ATGATCGTCAAGAAAGCCATTCTGGCGGTGCTGATGACCGCCGCGCTCGCCGGGTGCGAAACGCAGACCGAAGGCCAGCAGCGCGCCACCACGGGCGCACTCATCGGCGGAGCCGGCGGCGCCCTCGTCGGCCAGGCTATCGGCGGCAACACCAAGAGCACGGTGATCGGTGCCGCTAGCGGCGCGCTTCTCGGCGCCGTTGTCGGTAGCGCCACCACGCCGCAACGCCGTGGCCAACAGCTCTGCCGCTATCAGGATCGCTACGGCCGCATTTACACCGCGCCTTGCGACGACCGGTACTACAACGGCGACTATTGA
- a CDS encoding YMGG-like glycine zipper-containing protein — translation MKKTLLILSLLIPLGACSRTEQGAAVGGLGGAAVGAAVAGDPVQGAVVGGAVGALAGAVIGHASEAGQCRYRDRHGRVYIARCPDGY, via the coding sequence ATGAAGAAGACACTGCTCATTTTGAGCTTGCTCATTCCGCTCGGGGCATGCTCCCGCACCGAACAAGGGGCTGCTGTTGGCGGGCTGGGCGGCGCCGCGGTGGGTGCCGCGGTGGCCGGCGATCCGGTGCAAGGGGCTGTTGTTGGCGGTGCAGTGGGAGCGTTAGCAGGGGCAGTGATCGGACACGCTAGCGAGGCCGGCCAATGCAGGTATCGAGATCGTCACGGCCGCGTTTATATCGCACGGTGCCCCGACGGCTATTGA
- a CDS encoding 3-hydroxybutyrate dehydrogenase, with product MNLQTEISSNKRADGAGGRLLDKVAVITGAASGIGKEIALSFAREGAKVVIADLDQTAAEKAAFEIDPMGKRALGVGMDVSSEEQVESGMAKAIEIFGRLDILVSNAGVQIVAPIVEFEFAKWRKLLSIHLDGAFLTTRAALRQMYSQNCGCIIYMGSVHSKEASPLKAPYVTAKHGLVGLAKVVAKEGAAHGVRANVICPGFVLTPLVEKQIPEQARELGLSEADVVKTMMLKETVDAEFTTVQDVAEAALFLAAFPSNALTGQSMVVSHGWFMQ from the coding sequence ATGAACTTGCAGACTGAGATCTCATCGAACAAGCGCGCCGATGGAGCCGGCGGACGGCTCCTGGACAAGGTGGCGGTGATCACCGGAGCCGCGAGCGGCATCGGCAAGGAGATTGCGCTCAGCTTCGCCCGTGAGGGTGCAAAGGTGGTCATCGCGGATCTCGATCAGACCGCGGCGGAAAAAGCCGCGTTCGAGATCGATCCGATGGGCAAGCGTGCGCTCGGGGTTGGCATGGATGTCAGCAGCGAGGAGCAAGTGGAAAGTGGAATGGCGAAGGCGATCGAAATCTTCGGGCGCCTCGACATCCTGGTCAGCAACGCCGGCGTCCAGATCGTGGCGCCGATCGTGGAGTTCGAATTCGCGAAATGGCGGAAGCTGCTTTCCATCCACCTCGATGGGGCTTTCCTGACGACCCGTGCAGCCTTGCGGCAGATGTACAGCCAGAACTGCGGCTGCATCATCTATATGGGATCCGTGCATTCCAAGGAGGCGTCGCCGCTCAAGGCTCCTTACGTCACCGCCAAGCACGGCCTCGTTGGCCTGGCGAAGGTTGTGGCGAAGGAGGGGGCCGCGCACGGCGTCCGCGCCAACGTGATATGCCCCGGGTTTGTCCTGACGCCGCTCGTCGAGAAGCAGATCCCCGAACAGGCTCGCGAGCTTGGACTCTCCGAGGCGGACGTGGTCAAGACCATGATGCTGAAGGAGACGGTCGACGCTGAGTTCACGACCGTCCAGGACGTTGCGGAAGCAGCGCTGTTCCTCGCGGCCTTCCCATCGAACGCGCTGACCGGCCAGTCGATGGTGGTCAGCCACGGATGGTTCATGCAGTA
- a CDS encoding ATP-dependent DNA ligase has protein sequence MPTLVEKPPEGRRLDSEVKFDGYRSQIVRDADGVRIFTRRGLDWTSKYHDLAKAAGELDVEGAIIDGDVIVTNEAGLSDFKALRKAIISRQHDLYFVAFDLLHLNGHDLRDMPLEDRREILAEMIPEGGRIQFSQALPGDAKAIFHLVDQAGLEGMVSKRRDSKYRSGNSTAWLKTKTFTIDEYELLGVEREAGKPAFALMAERGTGRYVGSAFITLNREMRERLWQRVQAHAGTAPMGMKRPATQWVKPGLIGRVKHLRGEHDLRHASLLDFREDA, from the coding sequence ATGCCTACCCTGGTTGAGAAGCCGCCGGAGGGGCGACGGTTGGATTCTGAAGTCAAGTTCGATGGCTACCGTTCCCAGATCGTCAGGGATGCGGATGGCGTGCGCATCTTCACCCGGCGCGGTCTCGACTGGACGTCGAAATATCACGACCTCGCCAAGGCAGCGGGAGAGTTGGACGTCGAGGGCGCCATTATCGACGGCGATGTGATCGTCACTAATGAGGCTGGGCTCTCCGACTTCAAGGCGCTGCGCAAGGCCATCATTAGCCGACAGCACGACCTCTATTTCGTCGCCTTCGATCTCCTCCACCTGAATGGCCACGACCTACGCGACATGCCTCTAGAAGACCGTCGCGAGATCCTGGCAGAGATGATACCGGAAGGCGGCCGAATCCAATTCAGCCAGGCTTTGCCGGGCGATGCCAAAGCGATCTTTCATCTGGTCGATCAGGCTGGGCTCGAAGGCATGGTGTCTAAACGTCGCGACAGCAAATACCGCTCGGGCAACTCGACGGCATGGCTGAAGACGAAGACGTTCACGATCGACGAATACGAACTGCTCGGGGTCGAGAGAGAGGCTGGTAAACCAGCGTTCGCTCTGATGGCCGAGCGAGGCACTGGACGCTATGTCGGCAGCGCCTTTATCACATTGAACCGCGAAATGCGCGAACGGCTCTGGCAACGCGTCCAGGCGCACGCAGGGACGGCGCCGATGGGCATGAAGCGGCCGGCGACGCAATGGGTAAAGCCGGGGCTGATCGGCCGTGTAAAGCACCTGCGCGGCGAGCACGATCTACGCCATGCCTCCCTGCTGGATTTTCGCGAAGACGCATAG
- a CDS encoding TetR/AcrR family transcriptional regulator, protein MAKINPIRRAEIGREKRARTRADLVAAANSLFARQAVESVTVDDVVKEAAVAKGTFYVHFDGLEGLTAAVAEELVQSFDEMLQSDRLSLDDPALRIAFGCSAFIDKALNDPRWASLVARMATVDAKGGELLRGRIFQDLQQFSNNLPDGGPSAHLNLEIVVGIMLQLMRALGERRLSPLDRDGAISAILRAIGLNAREAKSVLTRLPTSGPRQRKFQRPGAGSGGA, encoded by the coding sequence ATGGCGAAGATCAATCCTATTCGGCGAGCTGAAATTGGGCGTGAAAAGCGCGCGCGAACCCGTGCAGACCTCGTTGCCGCGGCCAACTCGCTGTTCGCCAGACAGGCCGTGGAATCGGTAACAGTCGACGATGTGGTCAAGGAGGCTGCCGTTGCCAAGGGTACGTTCTACGTTCATTTCGATGGCCTCGAGGGTTTGACGGCGGCAGTCGCGGAGGAACTGGTTCAATCTTTCGACGAAATGCTGCAGTCCGACAGGCTATCACTCGACGATCCTGCCCTTCGGATTGCGTTCGGGTGCAGCGCATTCATCGACAAGGCCCTCAATGATCCTCGCTGGGCCAGCCTTGTCGCCAGGATGGCGACGGTAGATGCAAAGGGTGGCGAACTCCTCCGAGGCCGAATCTTCCAAGACCTGCAACAGTTCTCGAACAACCTGCCGGACGGCGGGCCATCCGCGCACCTCAACCTGGAAATCGTCGTTGGGATCATGCTCCAGCTCATGCGCGCGCTTGGGGAGCGCAGGTTGTCGCCGCTCGATCGTGATGGGGCCATAAGCGCCATCTTGCGCGCGATCGGCCTAAATGCCCGGGAGGCGAAGTCGGTCCTCACGCGCTTGCCTACATCTGGGCCTCGGCAACGGAAGTTTCAGCGCCCAGGTGCGGGGAGCGGCGGGGCCTGA
- a CDS encoding plasmid partitioning protein RepB C-terminal domain-containing protein, which produces MHVKRLSREDAYEALLQSEPRNERRFAPDQQGPLMRRFGPILLATFDAECRRKRAFTEESEELEQGLDRIAVAVRVMTGDRQFRALLASEDLATMPNALARRIQGSNLAQRAPQPSVVSAPLLPAGTVCQETLKLLQYCTGPAKLFALLRLVVPIRQIEIAQLMVAMDRVRFNYVKMLVALTPRSLLAKGADPRKEIVGLSEDQMAKMENELGMLSRAFLNAVERRGPASLELVAASRYFDRLMDNPKVVRYLARNFPGHFEEFHNLAMPAFN; this is translated from the coding sequence ATGCACGTAAAGCGCCTGAGCCGTGAAGACGCCTACGAGGCTCTCCTGCAAAGTGAGCCCAGAAACGAGAGGCGTTTTGCGCCTGACCAGCAAGGGCCGTTGATGCGTCGTTTCGGCCCAATACTCCTCGCGACCTTCGACGCAGAGTGCAGACGCAAGCGTGCCTTCACAGAAGAATCAGAAGAACTGGAACAGGGGCTGGACCGCATCGCCGTGGCGGTTCGCGTGATGACGGGCGATAGGCAGTTTCGCGCGCTGCTGGCATCCGAGGACCTTGCGACGATGCCAAACGCATTGGCACGGAGAATCCAAGGCTCGAACCTCGCGCAGCGCGCGCCTCAGCCCTCTGTCGTGAGCGCCCCCTTGCTCCCCGCTGGCACGGTTTGCCAGGAAACCCTCAAGCTACTGCAGTACTGCACGGGGCCGGCCAAGCTTTTCGCTTTGCTGCGGCTTGTCGTTCCGATCAGGCAAATAGAGATTGCGCAGCTAATGGTTGCCATGGATCGGGTCAGGTTCAACTACGTGAAGATGCTCGTCGCACTTACGCCACGGTCCCTCCTGGCCAAGGGCGCCGACCCGCGAAAGGAGATTGTCGGCCTTTCCGAAGATCAAATGGCGAAGATGGAGAACGAGTTGGGCATGCTTAGCCGCGCATTCCTAAATGCGGTCGAACGACGTGGCCCAGCAAGCCTGGAGCTGGTCGCGGCCAGCCGCTATTTTGACCGGCTGATGGATAATCCAAAGGTGGTGCGATATTTGGCCCGCAATTTTCCTGGCCATTTTGAAGAGTTCCACAACTTGGCGATGCCCGCTTTCAACTAG
- a CDS encoding GFA family protein: MKVDGRCLCGYLSYEAEVNATLVEICNCTDCQTLSGSAFRVTVPVVDRMFKFLSGEPKTYVKIAASGNRRVLAFCPECGTSVYSRPEDGKDGFFGLRVGSLRQRADLIPRAQCWRGSAQTWIDNIAHLRAFDGDVPK, encoded by the coding sequence ATGAAAGTCGATGGTCGTTGTCTGTGTGGCTACCTCAGCTATGAGGCTGAGGTAAATGCCACCTTAGTCGAGATCTGTAATTGCACGGATTGCCAAACTCTCTCCGGCTCTGCGTTCCGGGTGACTGTGCCGGTAGTCGATCGAATGTTCAAATTTTTATCGGGCGAACCAAAGACATACGTGAAAATTGCCGCAAGCGGAAACCGTCGCGTTTTAGCGTTCTGCCCGGAATGCGGAACTTCGGTCTATTCGAGACCGGAGGATGGCAAAGACGGCTTCTTCGGGCTCCGGGTTGGCTCATTGCGTCAACGAGCCGACCTCATCCCAAGAGCTCAATGCTGGCGCGGATCGGCGCAAACTTGGATCGATAACATTGCCCATTTGCGCGCGTTCGATGGAGATGTCCCTAAATAG
- a CDS encoding alpha/beta hydrolase codes for MAEVDKVATERQVFDWFRKNRNAKRQVLIFVHGYNNSYADSVFRFAQIVLDTGTDAAPILFAWPSRARVFDYLYDKESANYSRRALEDLILQASMSPDVDDVTILAHSMGTWLAVEALRGVAMRKNGIPAKVRNVVLASPDIDIDVFRRQFVEMGPNKPRFTIFTSTQDKALEFSRLLSGGISRVGGTDLTPYMAVLQELGVTVIDTSAIGSGDPLGHNGYADSPEIVRLLAQRLGGLVTAGEAKFLDRVASPTVDDRPLLRNTGPAAVDSNEARKLLKREPVTSMGQIVDGQISY; via the coding sequence ATGGCAGAGGTGGACAAAGTCGCAACGGAGAGGCAGGTCTTTGATTGGTTCCGAAAGAACCGAAATGCAAAGCGTCAGGTGCTCATTTTTGTACACGGCTACAACAACTCTTATGCGGACTCGGTCTTTCGTTTCGCTCAGATCGTTCTCGACACAGGAACCGACGCTGCGCCTATTCTCTTTGCCTGGCCCTCGCGGGCCAGGGTCTTCGACTATCTTTACGACAAGGAGAGCGCGAACTACTCGCGTCGAGCCCTGGAGGACTTGATCCTCCAGGCTTCCATGAGTCCCGACGTCGACGACGTCACCATTCTCGCTCATTCGATGGGGACGTGGCTTGCCGTGGAGGCGTTACGCGGCGTTGCCATGCGTAAAAACGGGATCCCAGCTAAGGTCAGGAATGTCGTCTTGGCGTCTCCGGATATCGACATCGACGTGTTTCGCCGTCAATTCGTCGAGATGGGGCCAAATAAGCCGCGGTTTACAATCTTCACGTCGACGCAGGACAAGGCCCTTGAGTTTTCGCGACTGCTATCGGGTGGAATTTCGCGTGTCGGCGGTACCGATCTCACGCCCTATATGGCGGTTCTTCAAGAACTCGGAGTAACCGTCATCGACACGAGCGCAATCGGGTCGGGAGATCCACTCGGGCACAATGGGTATGCCGATAGCCCGGAGATTGTTCGGCTGCTGGCGCAGCGCCTAGGCGGATTGGTGACGGCAGGCGAAGCCAAATTCTTGGATCGCGTAGCGTCACCGACCGTCGACGACCGGCCGTTGCTGCGCAACACCGGGCCCGCCGCAGTAGACAGCAACGAGGCACGCAAGTTGTTGAAGCGTGAGCCTGTCACGTCGATGGGACAGATCGTTGATGGTCAGATCTCGTACTGA
- a CDS encoding acetoacetate decarboxylase, whose protein sequence is MHQDTVRAKALAMPLTSPAFPAGPYRFRNREYLIITYRTDPQKLRDLVPEPLQVVEPLVKFEFIRMPDSTGFGDYTESGQVIPVSFRGRKGSYAHCMFLDDHPPIAGGRELWGFPKKLASPTLRTETDTLVGTLNYGPVRVATGTMGYKHRAADLASVKASLAQPNFLLKIIPHVDGTPRICELVEYHLEDIDLKGAWTGPAALNLWSHALAPVAELPVLEIVSATHIVADLTLALGKVVHDYLAEAEPRHRKGRIHELAD, encoded by the coding sequence ATGCACCAAGACACTGTCCGGGCGAAGGCTCTCGCCATGCCACTGACAAGCCCGGCCTTTCCGGCCGGGCCATATCGCTTCCGAAACCGGGAGTATCTGATCATCACATATCGCACCGATCCGCAGAAGCTGCGCGACCTGGTGCCGGAGCCGCTTCAGGTTGTCGAGCCGCTCGTGAAATTCGAGTTCATTCGCATGCCGGACTCGACAGGCTTTGGCGACTACACCGAAAGCGGGCAGGTCATCCCGGTCTCCTTCCGAGGCCGCAAGGGCAGCTACGCCCACTGCATGTTTCTCGATGACCATCCGCCGATCGCCGGCGGACGCGAGTTGTGGGGTTTTCCCAAGAAGCTCGCCAGCCCAACGCTCCGAACGGAGACGGATACCCTTGTTGGCACGCTCAACTACGGACCGGTCCGCGTCGCGACCGGCACCATGGGCTACAAGCACCGAGCCGCCGACCTCGCGAGCGTGAAGGCCTCGCTCGCCCAACCGAACTTCCTCCTCAAGATCATCCCGCACGTCGACGGCACTCCGCGCATCTGCGAGCTCGTCGAATACCATCTGGAGGACATCGATCTGAAAGGCGCCTGGACCGGCCCGGCAGCCCTGAACCTTTGGTCACACGCGCTGGCCCCAGTCGCCGAGCTGCCGGTCCTGGAAATTGTCTCGGCCACACACATCGTCGCCGACCTGACGCTCGCGCTGGGGAAGGTCGTGCATGACTATCTCGCAGAAGCCGAGCCTCGCCATCGGAAAGGAAGAATCCATGAACTTGCAGACTGA
- a CDS encoding recombinase family protein → MDKIAVARDASSGRLRVRAAQYLRMSTEHQTYSIDNQKDAIRDYADIMGYDIVASYEDAGRSGLNLGGRPGLQQLLADVEGGQADFETVVVYDVSRWGRFQNIDESAAYEYRCQMAGVRIEFCAEQFANDGSIGSDVLKAIKRSMAAEHSRMLSQKVFIGQARLIRMGFRQGAKPGLGLRRLLVDQQGRPKGILSFHEYKSLQTDRIVLAPGPPDEIATVRWIFNHFVKTRKTELTIARLLNKRGVLTDLGRPWKRESLHSVLTNENYIGNSVWNKRSARLKSNEVSNPPEQWVRAENVFEPIVDRKLFNRAQAILKTIYRHMTNDEMLAALKELLARRGALSAFIIDAAPDCPPSARFHSRFGSIIKAYELIGYRPPNNYRFIHVNRRLETMRQEAIHDLLAAVEERGSLATHDTETDLVRINHEITVAVAVGRCRVSGLGYPRWFSKADRQPQPDIFVLIRMNPGDLTIRDYLIAPVREIDGKRELHANNGARLDSYLFPTLEPLIALAKRVSVEGAACT, encoded by the coding sequence ATGGACAAGATTGCAGTGGCCCGCGACGCCTCCTCCGGGAGGCTACGTGTTCGCGCGGCCCAGTATCTGCGCATGTCGACGGAGCACCAGACCTACTCGATCGACAACCAAAAGGATGCCATCCGCGACTATGCCGATATCATGGGCTACGACATTGTCGCCTCTTATGAAGACGCCGGTCGCAGCGGTCTCAACCTGGGAGGTCGCCCCGGCCTTCAGCAGTTGCTGGCCGATGTGGAGGGTGGGCAAGCCGATTTCGAAACGGTCGTGGTCTACGATGTCAGCCGATGGGGGCGCTTCCAGAACATCGATGAAAGCGCCGCCTATGAATACAGATGCCAGATGGCCGGGGTGCGGATCGAATTTTGCGCCGAGCAGTTCGCGAACGACGGCAGCATCGGCTCCGATGTGCTCAAGGCCATCAAGCGCAGCATGGCGGCCGAGCATAGCCGAATGCTGTCGCAGAAGGTTTTCATTGGTCAAGCAAGGTTGATCCGGATGGGGTTCCGCCAGGGTGCAAAGCCAGGGCTTGGCCTACGACGCTTGCTTGTCGACCAACAGGGGCGTCCCAAAGGCATTCTTTCGTTCCACGAATACAAGAGCCTGCAAACGGACAGAATTGTTCTGGCCCCCGGACCTCCAGACGAGATCGCGACCGTCAGATGGATTTTCAATCACTTTGTCAAAACGCGGAAGACAGAGCTTACGATCGCGAGGCTTCTCAACAAGCGCGGCGTGCTGACCGACCTCGGGCGTCCGTGGAAGCGGGAGTCCCTGCACTCGGTGCTGACCAACGAAAATTACATCGGCAACAGCGTTTGGAACAAGAGATCGGCCAGGCTCAAAAGCAACGAGGTCAGCAATCCCCCGGAACAGTGGGTGCGGGCGGAAAACGTCTTCGAACCGATCGTGGACCGTAAGCTTTTCAACCGAGCGCAGGCTATCCTCAAGACTATCTATCGCCACATGACAAACGACGAGATGCTGGCCGCCCTCAAGGAGCTCCTGGCCCGTCGCGGCGCCTTGTCCGCCTTCATTATCGACGCCGCACCTGACTGCCCCCCGTCCGCTCGTTTCCACTCGCGTTTCGGAAGCATCATCAAAGCCTATGAACTGATCGGTTACCGGCCACCCAACAATTACCGCTTCATCCATGTGAACCGGCGCTTAGAAACGATGAGGCAGGAGGCGATTCACGATCTCCTGGCGGCGGTTGAAGAACGTGGCTCACTTGCGACCCATGACACGGAGACTGACCTCGTGCGGATCAACCACGAGATCACTGTGGCGGTCGCGGTGGGGCGCTGCAGAGTTTCCGGCCTGGGCTATCCGCGCTGGTTTTCGAAAGCTGATCGTCAGCCTCAGCCCGACATTTTTGTCTTGATCCGGATGAACCCCGGCGACCTCACCATTCGAGACTACCTCATTGCTCCCGTACGTGAGATCGATGGCAAACGGGAACTGCATGCCAACAACGGCGCGCGTCTAGATTCATATCTTTTTCCCACGCTCGAGCCGCTTATTGCGTTGGCGAAGCGGGTATCCGTCGAGGGCGCAGCATGCACGTAA
- a CDS encoding TetR/AcrR family transcriptional regulator: MAKVDVARRAQIGREKRARTRAQIVEAGATLLGGRTHEAVTVEAVVEAAGIAKGTFYCHFKSIGDLAAAVGAGLSQSFDELLSPARLERRDPIERLSFAFMKFLERASADTDWARLVIQSSQSPIEFGLGVRANLKADIEEAIAQGRVSVRDVELAADIAIGIWLEVTRGIIARGPRPETTSQALDATLRALGLGQR; encoded by the coding sequence ATGGCAAAAGTCGATGTGGCGCGCAGGGCGCAGATAGGGCGCGAGAAGCGGGCACGAACGCGAGCGCAGATTGTGGAAGCAGGCGCGACGCTCCTTGGGGGGCGTACGCACGAGGCGGTTACGGTGGAAGCCGTGGTAGAGGCTGCGGGCATTGCCAAGGGGACCTTCTACTGCCATTTCAAGAGCATCGGAGATCTGGCCGCTGCGGTGGGAGCCGGGCTCAGTCAGAGCTTTGATGAGCTGCTGTCGCCTGCGAGGCTCGAGCGGCGGGATCCGATCGAGCGCCTCTCTTTCGCGTTCATGAAATTCCTGGAGAGAGCGAGCGCGGACACGGACTGGGCTCGTCTTGTTATTCAGAGCTCTCAATCACCCATTGAGTTCGGCCTAGGGGTTCGCGCGAACCTCAAGGCGGACATCGAGGAAGCAATTGCTCAGGGTCGAGTGAGCGTGCGCGACGTTGAGTTGGCAGCCGACATCGCCATTGGAATATGGCTGGAGGTGACGCGCGGAATTATTGCGCGCGGTCCCCGACCCGAAACGACCAGCCAAGCGCTCGACGCAACGCTTCGAGCTCTGGGCCTCGGTCAGCGCTGA